One Meles meles chromosome 11, mMelMel3.1 paternal haplotype, whole genome shotgun sequence DNA segment encodes these proteins:
- the LOC123952635 gene encoding protein SPT2 homolog, with protein MERRPAEAGAGSGRRLSEAKGVCPGRTPALPRTRPGARESGKRELQRPVAARGVRAGKGGKAAGPAHPRQVQRLPEALLRPRATGGPGGARSSARSAASPPVLTASRRPPRSWVPRERGSDSLPPRALQAPVRPGADLSSGARPRAPCKRPGAGRCVLRAEPLVPLAWSLGPGKPSSCACRCPFADPHVHVDAGTLEDVVPGAAAAEPRVPERMVVLGPKCRLRDAEPCCEPAPASGVRRAGRRRAGGHRLAASFPARAPAE; from the exons ATGGAGCGTCGTCCGGCGGAGGCCGGAGCCGGCAGCGGTCGCCGGCTGAGCGAAGCTAAGGGGGTCTGTCCGGGAAGAACTCCCGCTCTCCCTAGGACACGCCCTGGGGCCCGTGAGAGCGGCAAACGGGAGCTGCAGCGTCCGGTCGCAG CGCGCGGCGTGCGGGCGGGGAAGGGCGGGAAAGCTGCGGGCCCCGCCCACCCGCGGCAGGTGCAGCGCCTGCCCGAGGCCCTGCTGAGGCCCCGAGCGACCGGCGGGCCGGGGGGTGCGCGCTCATCGGCGCGCTCGGCCGCGTCCCCGCCGGTCCTCACCGCGTCCCGCCGGCCGCCGCGGTCGTGGGTCCCGCGGGAGCGCGGCTCGGACTCGCTCCCGCCGCGCGCGCTGCAGGCGCCGGTCCGCCCCGGAGCCGACCTGTCCTCGG GCGCGCGACCGCGTGCGCCGTGCAAGCGTCCTGGGGCCGGTCGTTGCGTGCTCCGCGCGGAGCCGCTCGTGCCGCTTGCCTGGAGTCTGGGGCCCGGAAAACCTTCGTCCTGTGCCTGTCGTTGCCCCTTTGCCGACCCCCACGTTCACGTCGATGCCGGGACACTCGAGGACGTCGTTCCTGGCGCGGCCGCGGCAGAACCCCGCGTTCCCGAGCGGATGGTTGTGCTCGGGCCCAAGTGCAGGCTGCGGGACGCCGAACCGTGCTGTGAGCCCGCCCCGGCTTCAGGGGTGCGACGGGCAGGGCGGCGCAGGGCCGGTGGCCACCGCCTTGCCGCGAGCTTTCCAGCGCGGGCACCTGCCGAATAA